One segment of Carya illinoinensis cultivar Pawnee chromosome 1, C.illinoinensisPawnee_v1, whole genome shotgun sequence DNA contains the following:
- the LOC122302468 gene encoding disease resistance protein RPM1-like has translation MADSAVGSLLDKLLTRFVENEVQLLRGDPEDVLNLRGELERMRAFLKVADALEETDVEFKVRVKQIREIAHETEDALDEFMLLQAHDHADGFYGALHKFSCCIKSIKARYRIISELQAIGSRIKNLCQVHGSLLPRFTRIKQGSGSTSAENTWQDRRGDALLLDKTDLVGIDEPKQQLVEWLVKGGHRREVVSVAAMGGMGKTTLAKQVYDDEEVKKHFKRRAWVTVSQSFKIEELLKNMIRHFFSVVSRPVPEGLDNMNNDRLRRIIKDLLKKSRYLVVLDDVWHLNEWDVLKYALPNNNCGSRVMLTTRNAGVASSTSSGVESVGKVYNLKALSQVESWDLFCKKTFQGNACPTYLKDICQYTLRKCEGLPLAIVAISGILASKDTRRIDEWDVVRRSLGAEIDGNDKLQDLKKVLSLSFNDLPYYLKDCFLYLSIFPEDHRIEQMRLIRLWIAEGLIEAKEGKTLEEVAEDYLNELLNRGLLQVASLTSDGRVKTYRVHDVLREIIVSKSRDQNFTSIAKDQNVMWPDKVRRLSIHNTLQNVQENRSVSRLRSLFMFGVVEKLKIQSLFPGGFKLLNVLDLQKSRLKRFPIDVENLVYLKYLSLKDTEVKTIPRTIGKLQYLETLDLKHSRVTELPVEILKLHRLRHLLVYHFKLESYEYFHSRYGFKVQGNIGALRSLQKLCFIEANQGGGAIMVELGKLYQLRRLGIVKLRKEDGKSLCSSLKKLSNLLALSLTSIEDEEILDLQHLSSPPPLIQRVYLRGRLETLPPWIPLLHGLVRLYLKWSRLKEDPLVLLQKLPNLVHLELLQVYEGDTLFFRKGGFNKLKVLGLDQFNELRCVQVEVGAMPCVEKLIIQRCELLEMVPVGIEYLTKLKVLEFFDMPEEFIQTLRPDVKDSDYWKVAHIPEVYSTYWREGGWEVNTLDLCDGENSPGPSAITTTSHDLESRWK, from the coding sequence ATGGCTGATAGCGCTGTTGGCAGTCTGCTTGACAAGCTGCTTACTCGCTTTGTTGAAAATGAGGTGCAACTCTTGAGAGGGGATCCGGAAGACGTTCTGAATCTGAGAGGAGAACTAGAGCGTATGAGAGCTTTCCTGAAGGTTGCAGATGCGTTGGAAGAAACTGACGTAGAATTCAAAGTGCGGGTTAAGCAAATAAGAGAGATCGCTCATGAAACTGAAGATGCTCTCGATGAATTCATGCTTCTTCAAGCACATGATCATGCAGATGGATTCTATGGGGCTCTCCACAAATTCTCTTGTTGTATCAAGAGCATTAAAGCTCGTTATCGTATTATTTCTGAATTACAAGCCATTGGATCCAGAATAAAAAATCTTTGCCAAGTTCACGGGAGTCTGCTTCCTAGATTCACAAGAATCAAACAAGGTTCGGGCTCCACGAGTGCAGAAAATACATGGCAAGACCGTCGAGGAGATGCTCTTCTTCTAGACAAGACTGATTTGGTGGGGATCGATGAACCTAAGCAGCAGCTGGTGGAGTGGCTGGTGAAGGGTGGCCACAGACGTGAAGTGGTTTCTGTGGCTGCAATGGGAGGGATGGGGAAAACTACGTTGGCAAAGCAAGTCTATGATGATGAAGAAGTGAAGAAACATTTCAAAAGGCGCGCTTGGGTCACTGTTTCTCAATCTTTCAAGATAGAAGAACTCCTCAAAAACATGATTCGACACTTCTTCAGTGTAGTCAGCAGACCAGTTCCAGAAGGATTGGACAACATGAACAACGACCGGCTGAGGAGAATAATCAAGGACTTGCTTAAGAAAAGCAGGTACTTGGTGGTTCTAGATGATGTGTGGCACTTGAATGAATGGGATGTTCTCAAATATGCCTTGCCTAACAACAACTGTGGCAGCCGAGTAATGCTCACTACACGAAATGCTGGTGTGGCCTCCAGTACCTCTTCAGGTGTGGAATCTGTAGGTAAGGTTTACAACTTGAAGGCTTTGTCTCAAGTGGAATCTTGGGATCTTTTCTGTAAGAAAACCTTTCAGGGGAATGCATGCCCTACTTATTTGAAGGATATCTGTCAATATACTTTAAGAAAGTGTGAGGGACTGCCCCTTGCAATTGTAGCAATCAGTGGCATTTTGGCATCAAAAGACACGCGTAGGATTGACGAGTGGGATGTCGTTCGCCGTAGTCTTGGGGCTGAAATTGATGGCAATGACAAATTGCAGGATCTGAAGAAAGTACTCTCGCTAAGTTTCAACGATTTGCCTTACTACCTAAAAGATTGTTTCTTGTACTTGAGCATCTTCCCAGAGGACCATAGGATCGAGCAAATGAGGCTGATTCGGTTATGGATAGCGGAGGGATTAATCGAAGCCAAAGAAGGGAAAACACTGGAAGAAGTTGCAGAGGACTACCTCAACGAACTCTTGAATAGAGGTCTGTTGCAAGTGGCATCCTTAACCAGTGATGGAAGGGTCAAAACTTATCGCGTCCATGACGTGCTGCGGGAGATAATTGTGTCAAAGTCCAGAGATCAGAACTTCACCTCCATTGCTAAAGATCAGAACGTGATGTGGCCGGATAAGGTTCGACGCCTATCTATACATAACACACTGCAAAACGTACAAGAAAACAGGTCTGTTTCTCGACTCCGTTCTTTGTTCATGTTTGGGGTGGTAGAAAAGCTGAAAATCCAAAGCTTGTTTCCTGGTGGTTTTAAGCTGCTAAATGTTTTAGATCTGCAAAAATCACGTTTAAAAAGGTTTCCAATTGATGTTGAGAACCTGGTTTATTTGAAATATCTAAGCTTGAAGGACACCGAGGTTAAAACCATTCCAAGAACTATAGGGAAGCTTCAGTACCTAGAGACTTTGGATCTTAAACATTCCCGAGTCACTGAACTGCCTGTTGAGATCTTGAAGCTCCATCGACTTCGACATCTCCTTGTATATCATTTCAAACTTGAGTCTTATGAATATTTTCACTCTCGATATGGTTTTAAGGTCCAAGGAAATATAGGAGCTCTACGATCCCTACAGAAGCTGTGTTTCATAGAAGCAAACCAAGGCGGTGGCGCTATAATGGTGGAGCTAGGGAAATTGTACCAACTAAGGAGGTTGGGCATTGTAAAGCTGAGAAAAGAAGATGGGAAATCTCTATGTTCATCCCTAAAGAAACTGAGCAACCTTCTTGCGTTGTCTCTAACTTCAATAGAGGACGAAGAGATTCTTGATTTGCAGCACCTTTCTTCTCCGCCTCCATTGATCCAGCGGGTGTATTTGAGAGGACGTTTGGAGACATTACCTCCATGGATACCATTACTGCATGGACTGGTCAGATTGTATCTGAAATGGAGTAGACTGAAGGAAGACCCACTTGTGCTCCTTCAAAAACTGCCTAATCTTGTACACCTGGAATTACTTCAGGTTTATGAGGGAGACACGTTGTTTTTCAGGAAGGGTGGGTTCAACAAGCTCAAGGTTTTAGGCCTTGACCAATTCAATGAACTTAGATGCGTGCAAGTGGAGGTGGGAGCAATGCCTTGTGTTGAAAAGCTAATTATCCAGCGGTGTGAATTGCTGGAGATGGTGCCGGTAGGCATTGAATATCTGACCAAGTTGAAAGTTCTTGAATTTTTTGACATGCCCGAAGAGTTTATCCAGACTCTTCGTCCAGATGTAAAGGATAGTGATTATTGGAAGGTAGCTCACATCCCAGAAGTCTATTCTACCTACTGGAGAGAAGGTGGATGGGAGGTCAATACTTTGGATCTCTGTGATGGAGAGAATTCTCCCGGGCCCAGTGCTATCACCACAACAAGCCACGACCTTGAATCACGTTGGAAGTGA